A window of Chitinophagales bacterium contains these coding sequences:
- the bioB gene encoding biotin synthase BioB, with product MIRNNWTLDEVKEIYQSPLLDLIYRAATEHRRYNDTGEVQVCTLLSIKTGGCTEDCAYCPQAARYHTDINVHGLMKYDDVMEYASRAKAAGSTRFCMGAAWREVRDNRDFDRVLEMVKGITAMEMEVCCTLGMLTEDQAQKLADAGLYAYNHNLDTSDEYYEAIITTRTYEDRLQTLDNVRKAGVTVCCGGIIGLGETHEDRMKMLHTLATMPEHPESVPVNALVPIPGTPLANNPRVDIWDMVRMIATARILMPKAMVRLSAGRQEMSVAEQSLCFLAGANSIFAGDKLLTTPNPSFEDDNVMFDLLGLKPRVSFKEEKVLAEN from the coding sequence ATGATCCGCAATAACTGGACACTCGACGAAGTAAAGGAAATCTATCAATCACCCCTGCTCGATCTTATCTATCGTGCCGCCACTGAACACCGCCGGTACAATGATACCGGAGAGGTGCAGGTATGTACGCTCCTTTCCATTAAGACAGGAGGTTGCACCGAAGATTGCGCGTATTGTCCCCAGGCAGCCCGCTACCATACCGATATCAATGTACATGGGTTGATGAAATATGATGATGTGATGGAATATGCCTCACGCGCCAAAGCCGCGGGCAGTACCCGCTTCTGCATGGGCGCCGCCTGGCGCGAGGTTCGCGACAACCGCGACTTTGACCGTGTTCTCGAAATGGTCAAAGGCATTACCGCCATGGAGATGGAGGTTTGCTGTACACTCGGTATGCTCACCGAAGACCAGGCACAGAAACTGGCCGATGCGGGTCTATATGCCTATAACCACAACCTGGATACTTCTGATGAATATTATGAGGCCATCATCACCACGCGCACTTATGAGGACAGGCTTCAAACCCTGGATAATGTACGCAAAGCCGGGGTAACGGTTTGTTGTGGAGGTATCATTGGTTTAGGTGAAACCCATGAAGACCGCATGAAGATGCTCCACACATTGGCTACCATGCCCGAGCATCCAGAGAGTGTTCCTGTCAATGCCCTGGTACCCATACCTGGCACACCACTCGCCAATAATCCCAGGGTAGATATATGGGATATGGTACGCATGATCGCAACAGCGCGTATCCTTATGCCCAAAGCGATGGTACGTCTTTCTGCCGGGCGTCAGGAAATGAGTGTTGCCGAACAATCCCTTTGTTTCCTGGCCGGCGCCAATTCCATTTTCGCTGGTGATAAACTTCTCACCACTCCCAATCCTTCTTTTGAAGATGACAATGTGATGTTTGATCTGTTGGGATTAAAACCACGGGTGTCATTCAAGGAAGAGAAGGTGTTGGCTGAAAATTAA
- a CDS encoding sulfatase-like hydrolase/transferase, with product MKILRRYAFFLILLPLFVLVHLEKELPGLIHYHFIYDRLLVLFLLPFLFTGLSYLLYKNWKSAALLGFALSAWAFFLGDIKNKLSEQFPEVIWSRYSFLFAISILLLFLIGIWIKRRKQNHSSTFFFLNILFLIFVLVDISMIYDGQVRGRYQMKETELTPSANLADSSKPDIFYIIFDAYAASSTLRSEFDYDNSPFEQALTVKGFHVFPGSRSNYNYTAFSLSSVFHLQYMANADTVNKIHDREYLQALKTVQENTLVPFLTQEGYAIHNHSLFDIKGHPTTRTRSDKWGIRELYDQYNIFFKFTRDLNHQLPGWMTNPVMDDRFFVNEQKNRQVYDSLVYRDLLQSASYPGPRPRFIYAHFLTPHPPFHLDSLGRPIPQQEFDIKKGYVHQIARINRFISQLTDTLQKPRTRPLVIILQGDHGYTTVTDKVLKKERMFSNLQAWYFSNRDYEKLPADLTNVNTFRILLNTWFKKDLPILQNEFYFIK from the coding sequence GTGAAGATCCTGCGACGATATGCTTTTTTCCTGATCCTCTTACCCCTTTTTGTCCTGGTGCATTTGGAAAAGGAATTGCCCGGTCTGATCCATTATCATTTTATCTATGACCGGCTGCTGGTTTTATTTTTACTCCCTTTTCTATTCACCGGCCTGTCTTATTTATTATATAAAAATTGGAAAAGCGCGGCCCTGCTTGGATTTGCCCTTTCCGCCTGGGCTTTCTTTCTGGGAGATATCAAGAATAAACTCAGCGAACAATTTCCCGAGGTTATATGGTCAAGGTACAGTTTTCTGTTTGCGATTTCCATCCTGCTTTTATTCTTAATAGGTATTTGGATCAAACGCCGGAAACAAAACCATTCCAGCACCTTCTTTTTTCTCAATATCTTATTCCTCATTTTTGTGCTGGTGGATATTTCAATGATCTATGACGGACAGGTCAGGGGTCGGTATCAAATGAAAGAAACCGAGCTCACTCCCTCAGCCAACCTTGCCGATTCATCCAAACCCGATATCTTCTACATCATCTTTGATGCTTATGCCGCTTCCTCTACCCTGCGCTCCGAATTTGACTATGATAATTCTCCTTTTGAGCAGGCCCTGACCGTAAAAGGGTTCCATGTTTTTCCTGGTTCCCGCAGCAATTATAACTACACGGCTTTTTCCCTGAGCAGCGTTTTTCACCTGCAGTACATGGCCAATGCAGATACGGTCAATAAGATCCATGACCGCGAATACCTGCAGGCCTTAAAAACTGTTCAGGAAAATACCCTGGTTCCCTTTTTAACACAGGAAGGTTACGCTATTCATAACCATTCCCTTTTTGATATCAAAGGTCATCCCACCACCCGCACCCGTTCTGATAAATGGGGGATACGGGAGCTGTATGACCAGTACAATATCTTTTTCAAATTTACCCGTGACCTGAACCACCAGCTTCCCGGCTGGATGACCAACCCGGTGATGGATGACCGGTTTTTTGTCAATGAACAAAAAAACCGGCAGGTCTATGATTCACTGGTGTACCGCGATCTGCTGCAAAGTGCCTCTTACCCCGGGCCACGCCCCCGGTTCATATATGCCCATTTTCTCACCCCGCATCCCCCTTTTCACCTCGATTCCCTTGGCCGGCCCATTCCGCAACAGGAGTTCGATATAAAGAAGGGGTATGTCCACCAGATAGCCCGTATCAACCGCTTTATTAGCCAACTGACCGATACCCTGCAAAAACCCCGTACAAGGCCCCTGGTTATCATCCTCCAGGGCGACCATGGGTATACAACGGTCACCGATAAGGTATTAAAAAAAGAAAGGATGTTTTCCAACTTACAGGCCTGGTATTTTTCAAACCGGGACTATGAAAAATTACCCGCCGACCTGACCAATGTCAATACCTTCCGGATCCTGCTCAATACCTGGTTTAAAAAAGATTTACCGATATTGCAGAACGAATTTTACTTTATAAAATAA
- a CDS encoding class I SAM-dependent methyltransferase has product MIHPASFKDPAGFVFQKEGTWYRQVNKSGLPDMETLFQSGLYDSLVAARKLIPHQRIAENLTASNEWYATFLPEQLHRISYPYEWSFSQLKDAALLTLDLALLAIEKGMILKDATPFNVQFHEGRPVFIDLLSFTRYDASKPWVAYRQFCENFLFPLLLEKYLGWNARELLRTHLDGIPLALTVKLLPWSSRLNPSVAMHVFLQQKMANGKTVSAEKATGFSKQKMTNLLLHLQSMIRGLTWKRKTTWSDYYTDTILDQTYLQEKENAFLAMLSRIKGKTALDLGANDGYFSRLAANKGWQVVATDFDEACIDRLYGQIRTEKIQSILPLCIDMANPSPALGFAHRERDDFTRRMKSDLVLALALVHHLVIGKNIPLSRLTDYLAELGPTLLIEFVPREDEKTKGLLAQKEDIYLNYTPANFEQAFGERYNLTAKQAISGTHRVLYLYQRKEK; this is encoded by the coding sequence ATGATCCATCCCGCCTCTTTTAAAGACCCGGCCGGCTTCGTCTTTCAGAAAGAAGGAACCTGGTACCGACAGGTCAACAAAAGCGGGCTGCCGGATATGGAGACCTTGTTTCAATCCGGGCTCTATGACTCCCTGGTCGCGGCGCGAAAATTGATACCACACCAACGCATAGCCGAAAACCTAACGGCTTCCAACGAGTGGTATGCCACCTTCCTCCCCGAACAACTCCACCGCATCAGCTACCCCTACGAATGGAGCTTTTCGCAATTGAAGGACGCGGCCCTATTGACCCTTGACCTTGCGCTTTTAGCCATAGAAAAAGGGATGATCCTCAAAGATGCCACCCCGTTCAATGTGCAGTTTCACGAAGGGCGCCCCGTGTTCATCGATCTTCTTTCCTTTACCCGGTACGATGCCAGCAAACCCTGGGTGGCCTACCGGCAATTTTGTGAAAACTTTCTTTTCCCGTTGTTATTGGAAAAATACCTGGGTTGGAACGCCCGCGAACTCCTGCGTACACACCTGGATGGGATACCGCTGGCACTCACCGTCAAACTCCTGCCCTGGTCAAGCCGCTTGAACCCCTCGGTGGCCATGCATGTTTTTCTCCAACAGAAAATGGCCAACGGAAAAACCGTGTCAGCCGAAAAAGCCACAGGGTTTTCCAAACAAAAAATGACCAACCTCCTCCTGCACCTCCAATCCATGATCAGGGGATTGACCTGGAAGAGAAAGACCACCTGGAGTGATTACTATACCGACACCATTTTAGATCAAACCTATCTGCAGGAAAAAGAAAATGCCTTTTTGGCCATGCTCAGCAGGATCAAAGGAAAAACAGCCCTCGACCTGGGCGCCAATGATGGCTATTTTTCCCGGCTCGCAGCCAACAAGGGATGGCAGGTAGTTGCGACCGATTTTGATGAAGCCTGTATTGACCGCTTGTATGGTCAGATCAGGACCGAAAAGATCCAATCCATCCTGCCACTCTGTATCGATATGGCCAATCCTTCTCCCGCGTTGGGATTTGCCCATCGGGAAAGAGATGATTTTACCCGTCGCATGAAATCCGATCTGGTATTGGCGCTGGCGCTTGTTCACCACCTGGTCATTGGAAAGAATATTCCGCTTTCCCGTCTGACCGACTATTTGGCCGAACTCGGACCAACCCTGCTCATTGAATTTGTACCCCGCGAAGATGAAAAGACAAAGGGATTGCTGGCGCAAAAAGAAGATATCTATTTAAACTATACCCCGGCAAATTTTGAACAGGCCTTTGGAGAAAGATATAACCTGACAGCGAAACAGGCGATATCCGGTACCCACCGGGTACTTTATTTATATCAACGAAAAGAAAAGTGA
- a CDS encoding M42 family metallopeptidase yields MAKAVRKKSYMTEKSKTFFKSYINNASPVGFESSGQKLWLEYLKPYVDSHFTDPYGSAVGVINPDHAFKVVIEAHADEISWFVNYITADGLIYLKRNGGVDHQIAPGQRVFIHGKKGPVKAVFGWPAIHTRLGGDAKETQPKVDNLFLDCGARKKDEVSKLGIHIGAVVTYQDGFEELAYGNYIGRAFDNRIGGFMIAEVARLLKENKKKLPYGLYVVNAVQEEIGLRGAEMIARRIKPNVAIVTDVTHDTSTPMISKIVEGDITTGKGPSLAYAPAVHNKLLHLVEDIADKNKIPVQWRALSRSTGTDTDSFAYSNDGCPSVLISIPLRYMHTTVEMLHQDDIDNTIRLMYETLLALTPKTNLSYL; encoded by the coding sequence ATGGCCAAAGCGGTAAGAAAGAAATCCTACATGACCGAAAAATCAAAGACCTTTTTCAAATCATACATCAACAATGCGTCCCCGGTAGGTTTTGAATCCAGCGGACAAAAACTCTGGCTGGAATACCTCAAACCCTATGTAGATTCCCACTTTACCGATCCCTATGGCTCTGCAGTAGGTGTCATCAATCCCGATCATGCTTTTAAAGTAGTGATCGAGGCCCATGCCGATGAGATCAGTTGGTTTGTCAACTATATCACTGCCGATGGTTTGATCTATCTCAAACGGAACGGAGGGGTGGACCACCAGATCGCTCCAGGACAACGGGTGTTTATCCATGGTAAAAAAGGGCCGGTAAAAGCTGTATTTGGCTGGCCCGCGATACATACCCGCCTGGGAGGAGATGCCAAAGAAACCCAACCCAAAGTGGATAACCTCTTTCTGGATTGTGGCGCCCGTAAGAAAGATGAAGTAAGCAAACTGGGTATCCATATTGGCGCGGTAGTGACCTATCAGGATGGGTTTGAAGAACTGGCCTATGGAAATTATATCGGCCGCGCGTTTGACAATCGCATCGGCGGGTTCATGATCGCTGAAGTAGCACGCTTATTAAAAGAGAATAAGAAAAAACTCCCCTACGGACTTTATGTGGTGAATGCGGTACAGGAAGAGATCGGTCTCCGTGGTGCGGAAATGATCGCCCGGCGGATCAAACCCAATGTGGCGATCGTAACGGATGTAACTCATGATACCAGCACTCCGATGATCAGTAAGATCGTGGAAGGAGATATTACCACAGGAAAAGGACCTTCATTGGCCTATGCACCAGCGGTACACAACAAACTTTTGCACCTGGTGGAAGATATCGCCGATAAAAATAAGATCCCCGTTCAATGGAGGGCCCTGAGCCGGAGTACCGGAACCGATACCGACTCCTTTGCCTATTCCAATGATGGATGCCCCTCTGTACTCATTTCCATCCCCCTGCGCTATATGCATACCACCGTGGAAATGTTGCATCAGGATGATATCGATAACACGATCAGGCTCATGTATGAAACCTTATTGGCATTGACGCCGAAAACCAACCTGAGCTATCTCTGA
- a CDS encoding UbiA family prenyltransferase has protein sequence MAMTAHGQLVFGQTAHKNGFLFFVFFSTLASYNFHWFLTPESRTELERSAWSHDHKLLHLTLCILGLGGALYFGLYFLHHFVAIAIAVVLTFLYSAPKIPLPLFARLRRIAIGKTIYLAFAWTYVTTILPLIFSEKTVTTADILFCTYRYFFIYAICILFDYRDRENDRADGIRSLITYFKEKGINRLFYFSLGLSFLALLGWQWQIGWTFDIVLLFAALPVLAEIYPIAKRNFSDYIYYFLLDGLMAFPSLTVLVYYQFF, from the coding sequence GTGGCGATGACCGCGCATGGACAATTGGTATTTGGACAAACCGCGCACAAGAACGGATTTCTCTTCTTTGTTTTTTTCTCCACCCTGGCCAGCTATAATTTTCATTGGTTCCTGACACCCGAATCACGTACGGAACTGGAACGCTCCGCCTGGTCACATGACCATAAACTCCTTCACCTGACCCTGTGCATTCTTGGGCTGGGCGGTGCCCTTTACTTTGGCTTGTATTTCCTGCATCATTTTGTAGCCATCGCCATTGCAGTAGTCCTCACTTTTCTCTATTCAGCCCCCAAGATCCCCCTGCCACTCTTTGCCCGGCTTCGGCGTATCGCCATTGGTAAAACGATCTACCTGGCCTTTGCCTGGACCTATGTAACCACCATATTACCCCTCATCTTCTCCGAAAAAACCGTAACAACCGCCGATATCCTTTTCTGTACCTACCGGTATTTTTTTATCTATGCCATTTGCATCCTGTTTGATTACCGTGACCGCGAAAATGACCGCGCCGATGGTATCCGGTCACTCATCACCTATTTTAAGGAGAAAGGCATCAACCGGTTATTCTATTTTTCACTCGGTCTTTCCTTTCTCGCCCTGCTGGGCTGGCAATGGCAGATCGGTTGGACATTTGATATCGTACTCCTTTTCGCCGCATTGCCCGTGTTAGCCGAAATTTATCCCATTGCGAAAAGAAATTTCTCCGACTATATCTACTACTTCCTCCTGGATGGGTTGATGGCCTTCCCTTCCCTGACCGTTCTGGTCTATTACCAGTTCTTTTGA
- a CDS encoding acyl transferase, with translation MECEWLDKIFDLDPDGFQGLALDIFRYQYERNPIYRSYCAQIGRSPDDIREIEQIPFLPISFFKTHRVVTGEFTPELVFQSSGTTGMTRSTHHVKEASFYETSYTRGFESTYGPVSGKRILGLLPSYLEQGDSSLVYMVQGLIRDSGHPESGFYLNDHEGLKDTLQKGGPTILIGVTYALLDFAGRFSFPLKETIVMETGGMKGRREELTRMEVHERLKQAFSLEKIHSEYGMTELLSQAYSQSEGIFACPPWMRVLLREEEDPLTVKKNPGNGVLNIIDLANLYSCSFIATEDAGRLRQDGTFEVLGRMDNSDIRGCSLLAL, from the coding sequence ATGGAATGTGAATGGTTGGATAAAATTTTTGACCTGGATCCGGATGGTTTTCAGGGGCTTGCCCTGGATATCTTCCGTTATCAGTATGAGCGGAACCCCATTTACCGGTCATATTGTGCGCAGATAGGCCGATCCCCGGACGATATCCGGGAAATAGAGCAGATTCCCTTCCTGCCGATCTCCTTTTTCAAGACCCACCGCGTGGTGACGGGTGAATTCACGCCTGAGTTGGTCTTTCAAAGCAGTGGCACTACGGGAATGACCCGAAGTACACATCATGTTAAAGAGGCTTCTTTTTATGAAACCAGTTATACCAGGGGATTTGAATCCACGTATGGCCCCGTTTCCGGTAAACGGATATTGGGTTTGCTTCCTTCCTATCTGGAACAGGGAGATTCCTCACTGGTGTATATGGTACAGGGGTTGATCCGTGATTCAGGGCATCCCGAAAGCGGGTTTTATTTAAATGACCACGAAGGATTAAAAGATACGCTTCAAAAGGGTGGCCCTACTATATTGATCGGGGTGACCTATGCGCTGTTGGATTTTGCCGGGAGGTTCTCTTTTCCCTTGAAAGAAACGATCGTTATGGAAACGGGGGGTATGAAAGGAAGAAGAGAGGAATTGACCCGGATGGAAGTGCATGAACGATTGAAGCAGGCTTTTTCCCTTGAAAAGATCCATTCCGAATATGGCATGACTGAACTACTGTCCCAGGCCTATTCACAAAGCGAGGGGATATTCGCTTGTCCACCCTGGATGCGGGTATTGTTGCGCGAGGAAGAGGATCCGTTAACGGTAAAAAAGAACCCTGGTAACGGGGTACTGAATATCATTGACCTGGCCAATCTATACAGTTGTTCCTTTATTGCCACCGAAGATGCGGGGCGTTTGCGGCAGGATGGAACCTTTGAAGTGTTAGGCAGAATGGATAATAGCGATATCCGGGGATGTAGTTTACTGGCCCTTTAA
- a CDS encoding amidohydrolase family protein, protein MRIDTHIHFWNFDKNKHSWIGNEMKSLREDYLPEHIQTSFKRNGINGCIAVEASATEWETHFLVELAKTHSIIKGVVGWVDLQAGNAEERIEYFSQFNIIKGWRFRWDESNPDQMFDPGIGKGLSFLNDKGYCIELFIQPHQITKAVELATAYPQTVFILDHAGKPDIRHRELSGWAGSIKEIARCPNVYCKLSGFLTLAKWKDWSAGDFYPFLDVLFGSFGVERLLFGSDWPVITLSGIYVQWVSLLEKYMEGLPVEDRDKVFGVNAVKVYRLENLA, encoded by the coding sequence ATGAGGATCGACACTCATATTCACTTTTGGAATTTCGACAAGAACAAGCATTCCTGGATCGGAAATGAAATGAAGTCTCTCCGGGAAGACTATCTGCCTGAACATATTCAAACCTCTTTTAAACGAAATGGAATCAATGGATGTATTGCGGTGGAAGCATCGGCTACTGAATGGGAAACCCATTTTCTGGTAGAACTGGCAAAGACACATTCCATTATCAAGGGGGTAGTTGGGTGGGTGGACCTGCAGGCCGGTAATGCAGAGGAGCGCATAGAATATTTTTCACAATTCAATATCATAAAGGGATGGAGGTTTCGATGGGATGAAAGTAATCCTGACCAGATGTTTGATCCTGGTATTGGAAAGGGTTTGAGCTTCTTAAATGACAAAGGATATTGTATTGAACTATTCATCCAGCCACATCAGATTACCAAGGCGGTTGAATTAGCTACGGCTTACCCGCAAACAGTGTTTATCCTTGATCATGCCGGGAAACCGGATATACGCCACCGTGAACTATCCGGCTGGGCCGGGTCAATAAAGGAAATCGCCCGATGTCCAAACGTATATTGCAAATTGTCGGGATTTCTGACTTTAGCAAAATGGAAGGATTGGAGTGCCGGAGACTTCTACCCTTTTCTTGATGTACTTTTTGGCTCATTTGGGGTAGAACGACTTTTATTTGGAAGTGATTGGCCGGTTATTACGCTTTCGGGGATATATGTTCAATGGGTCAGTCTTCTTGAAAAATACATGGAAGGATTGCCGGTTGAGGATAGGGATAAAGTGTTTGGCGTAAATGCAGTCAAGGTGTACCGCCTGGAGAATTTGGCATAA
- a CDS encoding tagaturonate reductase: MYLSRSLLRGPYGDQLKASPEELFSLPEKVLQFGTGVLLRGLPDFYIDKANKQGVFNGRIVVVKSTSSGGADAFDRQQGLYTHVIRGIDKGEVVDEVIINASISRVISAASDWNAVLECATNPDMQVIISNTTEVGITLVEDNIHADPPVSFPGKLLSFLYKRFRHFNGDRERGLVIVPTELITDNGKKLEAIVLELAHQHGLESAFMDWLENANTFCNTLVDRIVPGKLPEDEHQALCKKLGYEDELLIMSEVYGLWAIETTREKVREVLSFHVCDEGVVILPDIHMHRELKLRLLNGSHTFTCGLAYLHGFKTVKEAMQEDRFSEFITRLMKQEIVPAIIGDGLTTGMAEEFADKVLDRYRNPFLDHQWINITLQYTGKMAMRNMPILRSYFNRYQQVPPAMALGFAAYLLFMKGQPSGDHRYAGSSDWGPYPINDEQAAFFSTSWSTLAPELLVKTILGQTEWWGSDLNEYPGWAHSVNHQLARLLNDGPRKVLREYLIENSVA, encoded by the coding sequence ATGTATTTGTCCCGGAGTCTTTTAAGAGGGCCCTATGGGGATCAGTTAAAGGCTTCCCCGGAAGAATTATTCAGCCTGCCGGAAAAAGTACTTCAATTTGGTACCGGTGTACTCCTTCGCGGTTTACCCGATTTTTATATTGATAAAGCAAACAAACAAGGGGTCTTCAATGGCCGGATCGTTGTGGTCAAATCCACGTCGTCCGGTGGCGCAGATGCCTTTGATCGCCAGCAGGGATTATATACCCATGTGATCCGTGGCATTGACAAAGGGGAAGTGGTAGATGAAGTGATCATTAATGCCTCCATCAGCCGAGTCATTTCCGCAGCGAGCGATTGGAACGCGGTATTGGAATGTGCTACAAACCCCGATATGCAGGTGATTATTTCGAATACCACGGAAGTAGGCATCACCTTAGTGGAAGATAATATTCATGCCGACCCGCCGGTCTCATTCCCGGGGAAATTGTTGTCTTTTTTATACAAACGTTTCCGGCATTTCAATGGTGACCGCGAACGGGGTCTGGTCATTGTTCCTACGGAATTGATCACCGACAATGGCAAAAAACTGGAAGCCATTGTACTTGAGCTGGCGCATCAACATGGATTGGAATCGGCCTTTATGGACTGGCTGGAAAATGCAAACACGTTTTGCAATACCCTTGTTGACCGTATCGTACCCGGCAAATTGCCAGAGGATGAACACCAGGCATTGTGTAAAAAATTAGGATATGAGGATGAACTGTTGATCATGTCGGAGGTCTATGGCCTATGGGCGATAGAAACCACCCGCGAGAAAGTGCGTGAGGTCTTGTCCTTCCACGTTTGCGATGAAGGCGTGGTCATCCTGCCCGATATTCATATGCACCGTGAATTGAAATTACGTTTGCTCAACGGTTCGCATACCTTTACCTGCGGACTGGCCTATCTGCATGGGTTCAAAACAGTCAAAGAAGCGATGCAGGAGGATCGTTTTTCCGAATTCATTACCCGGCTGATGAAACAGGAGATCGTTCCAGCCATTATTGGTGATGGACTGACCACAGGCATGGCGGAAGAATTTGCCGATAAAGTACTTGACCGGTACCGTAATCCTTTCTTAGATCATCAATGGATCAATATCACCTTGCAGTATACAGGCAAAATGGCCATGCGCAATATGCCCATTCTCCGGTCTTATTTCAACCGTTATCAACAGGTGCCACCCGCTATGGCGCTGGGTTTTGCGGCCTACCTTCTATTTATGAAAGGGCAACCTTCAGGCGATCACCGCTATGCCGGTAGTTCAGATTGGGGGCCTTATCCCATCAATGATGAACAGGCTGCATTTTTTTCAACCAGTTGGAGTACCTTAGCTCCCGAACTGCTCGTCAAAACAATACTCGGACAAACCGAATGGTGGGGATCTGACCTGAATGAATATCCGGGATGGGCCCATTCGGTTAACCATCAGCTTGCTCGCTTGCTCAACGACGGACCGCGAAAAGTTTTGCGGGAATATCTCATTGAAAACTCAGTGGCATGA
- a CDS encoding altronate dehydratase, which translates to MKAAVLKVHPDDNVLVALRDLKAGESITWQGHACTVTEEVPAKHKFTLTSLKEGDPVRMYGVLVGTANIALSAGQRISTKNVKHAAGEYHLSPERRTGWSIPDVTAWKNRTFMGYPRSDGSAGTANYWIIVPLVFCENRNVEVIREALLEELGYERPRKYNNYSRQLIDLYKTGASVEQILNTEFRETISSPVANPLFPNVDGVKFLQHDGGCGGTRQDAQALCGLLAGYITHPNVAGATVLSLGCQNAQIVLLEEEIAKRSPQFDKPLFVLEQQKLGLEKDLLAAAIRQTFAGLILANQHQRQPVSITKLCIGLECGGSDGFSGISANPAIGYTSDLLVAAGGSVILSEFPELCGVEQEMSDRCVTAPIAEKFINIMRAYARRAKESGSGFDMNPSPGNIKDGLITDAIKSAGAAKKGGTSPVTDVLDYPEKLTRPGLNLLCTPGNDVESTTAEVGSGANIVLFTTGLGTPTGNPIAPVIKLSSNTNLYDRMRDIIDINTGTIIEGEETIEEAGARILEYVIHVASGEIKPKAVLNGQDDFIPWKRGVSL; encoded by the coding sequence ATGAAAGCGGCTGTATTAAAAGTACATCCTGATGATAATGTATTGGTGGCCTTGCGCGACCTGAAGGCTGGTGAATCCATCACCTGGCAGGGGCATGCCTGTACCGTGACCGAAGAAGTTCCCGCTAAACATAAGTTCACACTCACCTCACTGAAAGAAGGAGATCCCGTACGGATGTACGGGGTTTTGGTAGGAACAGCCAACATAGCCCTGTCAGCCGGTCAGCGCATTTCTACTAAAAATGTAAAACACGCTGCCGGAGAATATCATCTCTCCCCCGAACGGAGAACAGGTTGGTCCATTCCCGATGTAACGGCCTGGAAGAACCGTACTTTTATGGGTTATCCCCGTTCGGATGGATCTGCTGGTACGGCCAACTACTGGATCATCGTACCGCTGGTCTTTTGCGAGAACCGCAATGTGGAAGTGATCCGCGAGGCCTTGCTCGAAGAGCTGGGCTATGAAAGACCTCGCAAGTACAATAACTATTCCCGTCAACTGATCGATCTGTATAAAACAGGCGCCAGTGTGGAACAAATATTGAACACCGAATTCAGGGAAACAATAAGTTCACCGGTTGCCAATCCGCTTTTCCCGAATGTGGATGGCGTTAAGTTTCTGCAACATGATGGAGGCTGTGGTGGTACAAGACAGGATGCCCAGGCATTATGCGGATTGCTCGCCGGGTATATCACCCATCCCAATGTGGCAGGTGCCACGGTGCTTAGCCTGGGATGTCAGAATGCCCAGATCGTGCTGCTGGAAGAAGAGATCGCTAAACGTTCTCCTCAATTTGATAAGCCCCTTTTTGTGCTTGAACAGCAAAAGTTGGGATTGGAAAAGGACCTGCTGGCAGCGGCGATACGTCAAACTTTTGCGGGACTGATCCTTGCCAATCAACATCAACGCCAACCGGTATCCATCACCAAACTCTGTATCGGACTTGAATGTGGGGGATCCGATGGGTTTAGCGGCATATCTGCCAATCCGGCCATTGGTTATACTTCAGACCTGCTTGTGGCTGCCGGTGGTTCTGTTATTCTTTCTGAATTCCCGGAGCTTTGCGGAGTGGAACAGGAAATGAGTGACCGTTGTGTGACCGCCCCCATCGCTGAAAAATTCATCAACATCATGCGCGCCTACGCTCGTCGTGCAAAAGAATCGGGGTCAGGATTTGATATGAACCCCTCTCCCGGAAATATCAAAGATGGGTTGATCACCGATGCGATCAAATCCGCAGGCGCCGCAAAGAAAGGGGGTACATCACCCGTGACCGATGTGTTGGATTATCCGGAAAAACTTACCCGCCCCGGGTTGAACCTGCTCTGTACCCCTGGCAATGATGTGGAATCCACAACGGCCGAAGTGGGAAGTGGGGCCAATATTGTATTATTCACTACCGGACTCGGAACGCCGACTGGTAATCCCATTGCCCCGGTCATTAAATTATCGAGCAATACAAACCTGTATGACCGTATGCGGGACATCATTGACATCAATACAGGAACGATCATCGAAGGGGAGGAGACCATTGAAGAAGCCGGCGCCCGTATCCTCGAATATGTGATACATGTGGCCAGTGGTGAAATTAAACCAAAGGCAGTGCTCAACGGACAAGACGATTTTATTCCCTGGAAAAGGGGAGTGTCATTATAA